The segment TCGTGCACGGCCTCATCTATTCCGTCGTCATGGGCGCCGTTTTTCGGACGAGGCACAGCACCGGGCTCGGCGTCTTCTTCTGCCTGCTCGGCACGATGCACTTCCTCGAGACCTATCTGGCGGCGACCTTCTTCATCGAACTGCCCTTCGGCCTGATCTCCCCCGGCTCGACCGTGATGTTCACGGGCAAGCTCGCCTTCTTCCTGCTGCTCTACATCAAGGAGGATGCCGAGGTGATGCGGCAGCCGATCTACGGCCTGCTCGCCGGCAACGTCCTGATGATCGCGCTGGGCCTGATCCTGCGCCTCTACGGCCAGACCGCGAACCTGCCGGGCTATAATCCCGATTTCAACTTCGTCGACCAGATGGGCCTGCTCATGGTCGTCGGCTCGCTATTGCTGTTCATCGACCTGATCGCCCTCGTCATCATCTATGAGCGGCTCGGCCGGTCGATCGCGAGAACGGTTCCGATCCGGATGTTCATCAGCCTGGCGCTGGTCCTGAGCTTCGACCAGTTCTTCTTCTACCTCGGGCTCCATTTCCTCGCGGGGGTGCCGCCCTCTGCCTTCTACGGGGGATGGATCGCCAAGACCGCCGCGGCCGCCTTCTTCAGCCTGGTGATGACCGTCTATCTGCGCTTCTTCGAACGGCAGCCGCTACCCGCGCGGGCGCGCAGCGCGGTCGACGTGTTCGATCGGCTGACCTACCGGCATCGCTACGAAAGGCTGGTGGAGCGGGTCGGCCGGGATGCGCTGACCGGGCTTCTCGATCGCGGGCAGCTCGATGCGAAGGGAACCGCGATGCTGCAGGCGGCCTCCCGTTCGAACGCGTCGCTCAGCCTGATGATGATCGACATCGACCATTTCAAGTCGGTCAACGACAGCCACGGCCATGTCGTCGGCGACGGCGTGATCCGCACGATCGCCGAGACGATCGCCGCCGCGAAGGGCGAGGGCGCCGAGCTGTTCCGCTATGGCGGCGAGGAATTCGCCCTGCTGTGTCCGCTGACGCTCCCGGACGCCGTGGCGTCGGCCGAGCGGATCCGGGTGGCGGTGGCCGACAGCCGCCATCCGGAACTGGAGCGGGCGATGACGGTGAGCATCGGCATCGCCGCCTTCCCGGCACATGCCAGGAGCTTCTGGCAACTGATCGAGAAGGCCGACGCCGCCCTCTATCAGGCGAAGGCGGCCGGCCGGAACAGGATCAGTCCCGCGCTTCCTTCCTGAGCAGGGCGCGCTTGCGTTCGACGCCCCAGCGATAGCCGCGATCCGAGCCGTCGCTGTGGACGACGCGGTGGCAGGGGATGGCGACCGCGATCTTGTTGGCGGCGCAGGCGGCAGCGACGGCGCGCGCCGCGCGCGGCTCCCCGATGGCGCGGGCGACGCCGGCATAGCTCAGCGTCTCGCCGGCCGGGATCGCCTGCAACGCCTGCCAGACGCGGCGCTGGAAGGCGGTGCCGCGGATGTCGAGCGGCAACGACAGTCCGCGCTCGGGCTCCTCGACCAGCGCCACCACGGCGGCGATCGTCGACTGGAAATCCTCGTCGGCCTCGATCGCCCGCGCATTGGGGAAGCGGCGGCCGAGATCGGCGACCAGCTCGGCATCGTCGTCGCCCAGCATGATCGAGCAGACGCCCCGCTCGCTCGCCGCCGCGAGCACCCGGCCGAGCGAGCTGTCGCCGATCCCGTAGCGGATGCCGGCCGCCGCCCCGCCCTTGCGATAGGCGCCGGGCAGCATGCCGAGCGCGCCGTCGGCCGCCGCGTAGAAGCGTCCGCTCGATCCGAAGCCAGCGTCGTAGAGCGCCTCGGTGACCTGCGCGCCCTTGCCCAGCGCCTCGCGCACCTTCCGCGCGCGATGGGCGTCGGCATAGCCCTTGGGCGTCAGGCCGGTGATCGCCTTGAACAGGCGATGGAAATGATGCGGGCTGAGCCGCGCGCCGTCGGCCAGTTCGCCCAGCGACAGCGGCTCCTCGGCCGCCTCGATCCGCCGGCAGGCCGCCGCGACGATCGCCGCCTGGCGCTCGGCGAGCGGCGGTTCGGTCGGGCGGCAGCGCTTGCACGGCCGGAACCCCGCCGCCTCCGCCGCCGCCGGATCGGCATGGAAGGCGACGTTGCGCGGATTGGGGGTGCGCGCCGGGCAGCTCGGCCGGCAATAGACGCCGGTCGTCGCCACCGAATAGACGAAGCTGCCGTCTGCCCCGGCATCGCGGGTGACCAGCTTCATCCAGCGCGGATCGTTGACGGTGGTGTCCATCAGCATCTCATGACCTTTCCCACATCATATGGTGGGATAATCATGGCGATGCCAGCGCGACGGCGCTTCCCGCCCCTTGCTTTCGTATCGGCTATTCAGGCCGCCGCGCGCCGTTCGGCCTCATTCTCGGCAGCGGCGCGTTCGCAGTCCGGGCAGGGCCCGGCATGCGGATAGGCGGCGTCGGCCTCGTGCCAATGGCCGACCTGCGCCTCGAAGATGTCGATGCCCTCGCCATAGCCGAGGCCGCGCAGCACGTCGTTGGTCAGCAGGTCGATCGCGCGATGGGCGGCATGGCCGCGCATCGTCGCGACGATCTCGCGGGCGCGATCGGCGAACTCCTGGGCGGTCATCAGGGGCGCGGGCTTGGTCATGGCCGCGCCCCTAGCCCCGAAAACCGGCTATTTCAAGGCCGCGCGGCGGGCTCCGCGGTCGGTTGGGCCGCCGGTTGGGCGGCCGGGTTCTCGCCCGGCGGCGTCCCCGCATCGTCGCGGCAGAAGCCCTCGCCCTGCTGGATCATCAGGCAGTTGCTCTTGCCCGCCAGCCATTTGAGGCCGGTCTGGTCGCCGGTCGCGGCGCGGACGCTTTCGGGGCGGCCGTTGCGCGTGAAGCGGATCATGTCGCCGTCGGCGACGCCCTCATAGCTCTTGGTGCCGTCGAGCAGGGTCACGCTCAGCATGTAATGGCCGCGGTCGCCGGTCGGCTGGATGTCGAGGACCAGCCCCTCGACCCCGATCCACTTGCCGATCCAGCCATCGGTCGGCAGGCCGGAACTCGCCGCGTTGTCGGCGGCATCGATATCGTCGACCGCGTCGGCGGCGGCATTGTCGGCGACCATGGCGTTTTCGATGGGCTTGGCGTCCTCGCCGCGCGCACATGCCACCATCAGCAGCATCGCGGCCATGCCGGCACCGGTGCGGATCTTCATCGAACGTCTCCTCCTCGCCACGGAAATGCCCGTCGCATCAAGGATATCCGGCCGGTCGGGTCAACCCGAAAAGCTCCCCCGCCCCTGTCGCTGCGATCATGGAGGCGGCGCATGCGGCATTGCGGTATCGGCCCATCGCTCCTAGAGAGCGGCCAACAGCCGACTCGCCAGCATGGGAAATGGATATGGCCGAGACCATCGCCATCGCATCCGATCATGCCGCTTTCGACATGAAAGCCGCCCTCACCGAATGGCTGCGCGCCGAAGGCCATGAGGTCCTCGACCTCGGCCCCGACAGCGCCGCCTCCGTCGACTATCCGGACTATGGCTATCGCCTGGCCGAGGCGATAGCCGCGGGCGAGGCCGCGCGCGGGATCGCGCTGTGCGGGTCGGGGATCGGCATCTCGATCTCGGTCAACCGTCACCCCGCCGCCCGCTGCGCGCTGGTGAACGAGGTGCTGTCGGCCCGGCTGTGCCGCGAGCATAACGACGCCAACGTCATCGCGCTCGGCGCCCGGCTGATCGGCATCGAACAGGCCAAGGCCTGCGTCTCCGCCTTCCTCTCGACCGGCTTCGCGGGCGACCGCCACCAGCGCCGCGTCGACAAGCTATCCCACCCTCGCTTCCACAAGGAGCACGCATGAGCAGCAACCCCGCCGCCACCCTGTCCGACGTCCAGCCCGACGGCTTCTTCACGCGCGGCCTCGCCGATGCCGATCCGGCGGTGTTCGGCGGCCTGACCGAGGAAATCGCGCGCGAGAAGAAGCAGATCGAGCTGATCGCTTCGGAGAACATCGTCTCCAAGGCGGTGCTCGAGGCGCAGGGCTCGGTCTTCACCAACAAATATGCCGAGGGCTATCCGGGCAAGCGCTATTATCAGGGCTGCCACCCGTCGGACGTCGTCGAGCAGCTCGCGATCGACCGCGCCAAGCAGCTCTTCAACTGCGGCTTCGCCAACGTCCAGCCGCATTCGGGCGCGCAGGCGAACGGCGCGGTCATGCTGGCGCTGACCCAGCCCGGCGACACGATCATGGGCCTCAGCCTCGACGCCGGCGGCCACCTGACCCATGGCGCCAAGGCGGCGCTGTCGGGCAAGTGGTACAAGGCCGTCCAGTACGGCGTGCGCCCCGACGACCATCGCATCGACTTCGACCAGGTCGAGGCGCTGGCGCGCGAGCATAAGCCCAAGCTGATCATCACCGGCGGCTCGGCCTATCCGCGCCACATCGACTTCGCCCGCTTCCGCGCGATCGCGGACGAGGTCGGCGCGCTGTTCATGGTCGACATGGCGCACTTCGCCGGCCTCGTCGCGGGCGGCGTCCATCCGACCCCGTTCGGCCATGCCCATGTCGTCACCACGACGACCCACAAGACGCTGCGCGGCCCGCGCGGCGGCATGATCATGACCGACGACGAGGCGATCGCGAAGAAGATCAACTCGGCGGTGTTCCCCGGCCTCCAGGGCGGCCCGCTGATGCACGTCGTCGCCGCCAAGGCGGTCGCCTTCGGCGAGGCGCTGCGGCCCGAGTTCAAGGCCTATGCCGCCGCCGTGGTCGAGAACGCCAAGGTGCTGGCCGCCCGCCTGAAGGAGCGCGGCGCCGACCTCGTCTCGGGCGGCACCGACACCCATCTGGCGCTGGTCGACCTGCGTCCGATCGGCGTCACCGGCCGCGATGCCGACGAAGCGCTCGAGCGCGCCGGCATCACCTGCAACAAGAACGGTGTGCCGAACGATCCGCTGCCGCCGGTCAAGACCTCGGGCATCCGCGTCGGCTCGCCGGCCGGCACGACCCGCGGCTTCGGACCCGCGGAATTCCGCGAGATCGCCGACATGATCGCCGACGTGCTCGACGGCCTCGCCAAGAACGGCCCGGAAGGCAACGGCCAGACCGAGGCGCACGTCAAGGCGCGCGTCGAAGCGCTCTGCGACCGTTTCCCGATCTACCCGGAATTGTAAGCCGGATGCGCTGCCCCTTCTGCGCCCATGACGACAGCCAGGTGAAGGACAGCCGCCCCACCGACGACGGGGCGGCGATCCGGCGGCGACGGCAATGCGAAGGGTGCGGCGCGCGCTTCACCACCTTCGAGCGGATCCAGCTCCGCGAGATGACGGTGGTGAAGAGCGACGGCCGGCGCGAGGTGTTCGACCGCTCGAAGCTCGAACGGTCGATCAGCGTCGCCTGCCGCAAGCGGCCGGTCGATCCCGCGCGGATCGAGCGGCTCGCGACCGCGATCCAGCGCCAGATCGAGACGAGCGGCGACAGCGAGATCCCCGCCGCCTCGGTCGGCGGCATGGTGATGGACGGGCTCAAGGCGCTCGACAGCGTCGCCTATATCCGCTTCGCGAGCGTCTATAAGGATTTCCGCGAAGCCAAGGACTTCGAGGATTTCGCCG is part of the Rhizorhabdus wittichii RW1 genome and harbors:
- a CDS encoding diguanylate cyclase (TIGRFAM: diguanylate cyclase~PFAM: GGDEF domain containing protein) is translated as MYGFFALLVHGLIYSVVMGAVFRTRHSTGLGVFFCLLGTMHFLETYLAATFFIELPFGLISPGSTVMFTGKLAFFLLLYIKEDAEVMRQPIYGLLAGNVLMIALGLILRLYGQTANLPGYNPDFNFVDQMGLLMVVGSLLLFIDLIALVIIYERLGRSIARTVPIRMFISLALVLSFDQFFFYLGLHFLAGVPPSAFYGGWIAKTAAAAFFSLVMTVYLRFFERQPLPARARSAVDVFDRLTYRHRYERLVERVGRDALTGLLDRGQLDAKGTAMLQAASRSNASLSLMMIDIDHFKSVNDSHGHVVGDGVIRTIAETIAAAKGEGAELFRYGGEEFALLCPLTLPDAVASAERIRVAVADSRHPELERAMTVSIGIAAFPAHARSFWQLIEKADAALYQAKAAGRNRISPALPS
- a CDS encoding DNA-O6-methylguanine--protein-cysteine S-methyltransferase / Transcriptional regulator Ada (TIGRFAM: methylated-DNA--protein-cysteine methyltransferase~PFAM: helix-turn-helix- domain containing protein, AraC type; Ada, metal-binding domain protein; Methylated-DNA-[protein]-cysteine S-methyltransferase, DNA binding) is translated as MLMDTTVNDPRWMKLVTRDAGADGSFVYSVATTGVYCRPSCPARTPNPRNVAFHADPAAAEAAGFRPCKRCRPTEPPLAERQAAIVAAACRRIEAAEEPLSLGELADGARLSPHHFHRLFKAITGLTPKGYADAHRARKVREALGKGAQVTEALYDAGFGSSGRFYAAADGALGMLPGAYRKGGAAAGIRYGIGDSSLGRVLAAASERGVCSIMLGDDDAELVADLGRRFPNARAIEADEDFQSTIAAVVALVEEPERGLSLPLDIRGTAFQRRVWQALQAIPAGETLSYAGVARAIGEPRAARAVAAACAANKIAVAIPCHRVVHSDGSDRGYRWGVERKRALLRKEARD
- a CDS encoding ribose-5-phosphate isomerase (TIGRFAM: sugar-phosphate isomerase, RpiB/LacA/LacB family; ribose 5-phosphate isomerase B~PFAM: Ribose/galactose isomerase), producing MAETIAIASDHAAFDMKAALTEWLRAEGHEVLDLGPDSAASVDYPDYGYRLAEAIAAGEAARGIALCGSGIGISISVNRHPAARCALVNEVLSARLCREHNDANVIALGARLIGIEQAKACVSAFLSTGFAGDRHQRRVDKLSHPRFHKEHA
- a CDS encoding serine hydroxymethyltransferase (PFAM: glycine hydroxymethyltransferase; aromatic amino acid beta-eliminating lyase/threonine aldolase) — translated: MSSNPAATLSDVQPDGFFTRGLADADPAVFGGLTEEIAREKKQIELIASENIVSKAVLEAQGSVFTNKYAEGYPGKRYYQGCHPSDVVEQLAIDRAKQLFNCGFANVQPHSGAQANGAVMLALTQPGDTIMGLSLDAGGHLTHGAKAALSGKWYKAVQYGVRPDDHRIDFDQVEALAREHKPKLIITGGSAYPRHIDFARFRAIADEVGALFMVDMAHFAGLVAGGVHPTPFGHAHVVTTTTHKTLRGPRGGMIMTDDEAIAKKINSAVFPGLQGGPLMHVVAAKAVAFGEALRPEFKAYAAAVVENAKVLAARLKERGADLVSGGTDTHLALVDLRPIGVTGRDADEALERAGITCNKNGVPNDPLPPVKTSGIRVGSPAGTTRGFGPAEFREIADMIADVLDGLAKNGPEGNGQTEAHVKARVEALCDRFPIYPEL
- a CDS encoding ATP-cone domain protein (PFAM: ATP-cone domain protein) — encoded protein: MRCPFCAHDDSQVKDSRPTDDGAAIRRRRQCEGCGARFTTFERIQLREMTVVKSDGRREVFDRSKLERSISVACRKRPVDPARIERLATAIQRQIETSGDSEIPAASVGGMVMDGLKALDSVAYIRFASVYKDFREAKDFEDFAGAVSEAGRDG